One part of the Rutidosis leptorrhynchoides isolate AG116_Rl617_1_P2 chromosome 1, CSIRO_AGI_Rlap_v1, whole genome shotgun sequence genome encodes these proteins:
- the LOC139868488 gene encoding dolichyl-diphosphooligosaccharide--protein glycosyltransferase 48 kDa subunit-like isoform X2, with protein MRAPVLFKGIGHSENPANSLVWKVLSASPSSYSANLKSKLSSPPSLYGSSISLVSVVQARNNARVVFSGSLDLLSNKFFKSPVQKAGASNK; from the exons ATGCGG GCTCCTGTACTTTTCAAAGGAATTGGTCATTCTGAGAACCCAGCAAATAGCTTG GTTTGGAAGGTTCTTTCAGCTTCTCCATCATCATATTCTGCCAATCTTAAGTCCAAGCTATCAAGTCCACCATCTCTTTATGGATCTTCTATTTCGTTGGTTTCAGTTGTTCAG GCTAGAAATAATGCAAGAGTTGTGTTCTCTGGCTCTTTAGATCTGCTCAGCAACAA ATTCTTCAAATCACCAGTGCAAAAGGCAGGGGCCTCAAATAAGTAA
- the LOC139868488 gene encoding dolichyl-diphosphooligosaccharide--protein glycosyltransferase 48 kDa subunit-like isoform X1, which translates to MDAGMKWKKIMELAPVLFKGIGHSENPANSLVWKVLSASPSSYSANLKSKLSSPPSLYGSSISLVSVVQARNNARVVFSGSLDLLSNKFFKSPVQKAGASNK; encoded by the exons ATGGATGCGGGTATGAAATGGAAAAAAATTATGGAACTG GCTCCTGTACTTTTCAAAGGAATTGGTCATTCTGAGAACCCAGCAAATAGCTTG GTTTGGAAGGTTCTTTCAGCTTCTCCATCATCATATTCTGCCAATCTTAAGTCCAAGCTATCAAGTCCACCATCTCTTTATGGATCTTCTATTTCGTTGGTTTCAGTTGTTCAG GCTAGAAATAATGCAAGAGTTGTGTTCTCTGGCTCTTTAGATCTGCTCAGCAACAA ATTCTTCAAATCACCAGTGCAAAAGGCAGGGGCCTCAAATAAGTAA